Proteins from a genomic interval of Corythoichthys intestinalis isolate RoL2023-P3 chromosome 3, ASM3026506v1, whole genome shotgun sequence:
- the LOC130914036 gene encoding beta-microseminoprotein-like, whose amino-acid sequence MRGYLSLAFVVCALLPMSYGFCSVREPMPGETQCYDEVDNKWHPVGSNWRNSECMDCTCDGCCTAYSIPRQFPDDCVSVFDKVACEYKVHKRDDPSVECPIFGSVGK is encoded by the exons ATG AGAGGATACTTGTCTTTGGCCTTCGTAGTATGTGCCCTGCTGCCAATGTCATATGGATTTTGCTCTGTTAGGGAGCCAATGCCAG GTGAAACACAATGCTACGATGAGGTTGATAACAAATGGCACCCAGTTGGATCAAATTGGAGAAACAGTGAGTGCATGGATTGTACTTGCGACGGTTGCTGTACTGC GTATAGCATTCCAAGACAATTTCCTGACGACTGCGTGTCTGTGTTTGACAAAGTGGCATGTGAATACAAAGTGCACAAGAGAGATGATCCTTCTGTTGAGTGTCCAATTTTTGGTTCAGTAGGAAAGTGA
- the LOC130912820 gene encoding beta-microseminoprotein-like, translated as MFTIISKVLPVSFTAIPYETRRQTLLRSSAKMRRYLSLAFVVCAMLPSSYGFCTAKVQDQGKTHCFDEVDNKWHPVGSTWINSESMDCSCSRCCTVYAIPRNFPDDCVSVFDNVACVYKVHKRDDPSVECPFLGAVGK; from the exons ATGTTTACTATCATTTCAAAGGTTCTTCCAGTGTCTTTCACTGCAATACCTTATGAGACTAGACGCCAGACTCTGTTGAGATCTAGTGCAAAAATG AGAAGATACTTGTCTTTGGCCTTCGTAGTTTGTGCCATGCTACCGTCGTCATATGGATTTTGCACTGCTAAGGTGCAAGATCAAG GTAAAACACACTGCTTCGATGAGGTAGATAACAAATGGCACCCAGTTGGATCAACGTGGATAAACAGTGAGTCCATGGATTGTTCTTGCAGCAGATGTTGTACAGT GTATGCCATTCCCAGAAATTTTCCTGACGACTGTGTGTCTGTGTTTGACAATGTGGCATGTGTATACAAAGTGCACAAGAGGGATGATCCTTCTGTTGAGTGTCCATTTCTTGGTGCAGTAGGAAAGTGA